A window of the Helianthus annuus cultivar XRQ/B chromosome 4, HanXRQr2.0-SUNRISE, whole genome shotgun sequence genome harbors these coding sequences:
- the LOC110899025 gene encoding TITAN-like protein isoform X3, with protein sequence MEPPPEPQNPNPSTGTPESHSNPKPKRKNTEFEFCKVCKLNHNQGRRHNFFPNHVKSLSSFLSRFQTKISDVRFFLKNPSLLPPDLASRNKFWCVFCDSDVTEHDSAFTCENGIRHLASADHLRNLKSFMWKYGGGMDQIDRFRFTEADLAKYEKKCISLTSGSGSEQSHGPLIGPSNDIHNERKFDYVDNFDRTRIISHNSSYQNNVLPLQDYTNEKYQVSHSDLSGHVATSTSSYDNQSLSSASNANFANNLRGVSGLTEGYHHNGLTCQVYAEKRESNGNGSSAGLQQLTQISSTFYEPNAGNVHSGAPPPWFSATNGIHLDAIKTKNKTKTKTVKSKLNPKRVGAAWAEKRKLEMEMEKRGALPVNTFDASWLPNFGRVWQSGSRKDSRKEFEVEAKKPIKDESQNADSSMQLQPYISKRMRHEANG encoded by the exons ATGGAACCACCACCGGAGCCTCAGAACCCTAACCCTAGCACCGGTACACCGGAGAGTCACTCAAATCCGAAACCGAAGCGGAAGAACACCGAATTCGAATTCTGTAAAGTATGCAAGCTCAATCACAACCAAGGTCGCCGCCACAACTTCTTTCCGAACCACGTCAAATCTCTATCCTCTTTCCTATCTCGATTTCAAACCAAAATTTCCGACGTACGGTTCTTCCTGAAGAACCCTAGCTTACTTCCTCCGGATCTCGCTTCTCGCAACAAGTTTTGGTGCGTGTTTTGTGATTCCGATGTTACAGAACACGATAGCGCTTTTACGTG TGAGAATGGAATCAGACATCTTGCAAGTGCAGATCATTTAAGAAACTTAAAAAGTTTTATGTGGAAATACGGTGGTGGAATGGATCAAATTGATCGTTTCAGGTTTACTGAAGCAGATCTTGCTAAG TATGAAAAGAAATGCATATCGTTGACGAGTGGAAGTGGCAGTGAACAATCTCATGGACCGTTAATCGGACCTTCAAATGATATCCACAATGAACGGAAATTTGATTATGTAGATAACTTTGACAGAACTCGTATCATCTCTCATAATTCAAGTTATCAAAATAATGTTTTACCTTTACAAGATTATACAAATGAGAAATATCAGGTATCCCATTCAGATCTATCCGGACATGTGGCAACCAGCACTTCTTCATATGATAATCAATCGTTGTCGTCAGCTTCAAATGCAAATTTTGCAAATAACTTAAGAG GTGTGAGTGGCTTAACTGAAGGTTATCATCACAATGGGCTG ACATGCCAGGTATATGCAGAGAAAAGGGAATCTAATGGGAATGGTAGTTCAGCAG GTCTGCAGCAGCTCACACAAATTTCTTCTACATTCTATGAACCGAATGCAGGAAACGTGCATTCAGGAGCACCTCCTCCTTGGTTTAGTGCAACCAATGGGATTCATCTTGATGCAatcaaaactaaaaataaaaccaaaactAAAACCGTGAAGTCAAAATTAAATCCTAAAAGGGTTGGCGCAGCTTGGGCAGAGAAAAGAAAGTTAGAGATGGAGATGGAGAAACGAGGGGCGTTGCCTGTTAATACATTTGATGCCAGCTGGCTTCCCAACTTTGGTAGAGTGTGGCAATCGGGTAGCAGGAAGGATTCCCGAAAAGAATTTGAGGTGGAGGCTAAGAAACCGATTAAAGATGAAAGTCAAAATGCTGATTCGTCAATGCAGCTACAGCCTTATATAAGCAAGAGAATG CGCCATGAAGCTAATGGATGA
- the LOC110899025 gene encoding TITAN-like protein isoform X1: MEPPPEPQNPNPSTGTPESHSNPKPKRKNTEFEFCKVCKLNHNQGRRHNFFPNHVKSLSSFLSRFQTKISDVRFFLKNPSLLPPDLASRNKFWCVFCDSDVTEHDSAFTCENGIRHLASADHLRNLKSFMWKYGGGMDQIDRFRFTEADLAKYEKKCISLTSGSGSEQSHGPLIGPSNDIHNERKFDYVDNFDRTRIISHNSSYQNNVLPLQDYTNEKYQVSHSDLSGHVATSTSSYDNQSLSSASNANFANNLRGVSGLTEGYHHNGLGKTCQVYAEKRESNGNGSSAGLQQLTQISSTFYEPNAGNVHSGAPPPWFSATNGIHLDAIKTKNKTKTKTVKSKLNPKRVGAAWAEKRKLEMEMEKRGALPVNTFDASWLPNFGRVWQSGSRKDSRKEFEVEAKKPIKDESQNADSSMQLQPYISKRMRHEANG, encoded by the exons ATGGAACCACCACCGGAGCCTCAGAACCCTAACCCTAGCACCGGTACACCGGAGAGTCACTCAAATCCGAAACCGAAGCGGAAGAACACCGAATTCGAATTCTGTAAAGTATGCAAGCTCAATCACAACCAAGGTCGCCGCCACAACTTCTTTCCGAACCACGTCAAATCTCTATCCTCTTTCCTATCTCGATTTCAAACCAAAATTTCCGACGTACGGTTCTTCCTGAAGAACCCTAGCTTACTTCCTCCGGATCTCGCTTCTCGCAACAAGTTTTGGTGCGTGTTTTGTGATTCCGATGTTACAGAACACGATAGCGCTTTTACGTG TGAGAATGGAATCAGACATCTTGCAAGTGCAGATCATTTAAGAAACTTAAAAAGTTTTATGTGGAAATACGGTGGTGGAATGGATCAAATTGATCGTTTCAGGTTTACTGAAGCAGATCTTGCTAAG TATGAAAAGAAATGCATATCGTTGACGAGTGGAAGTGGCAGTGAACAATCTCATGGACCGTTAATCGGACCTTCAAATGATATCCACAATGAACGGAAATTTGATTATGTAGATAACTTTGACAGAACTCGTATCATCTCTCATAATTCAAGTTATCAAAATAATGTTTTACCTTTACAAGATTATACAAATGAGAAATATCAGGTATCCCATTCAGATCTATCCGGACATGTGGCAACCAGCACTTCTTCATATGATAATCAATCGTTGTCGTCAGCTTCAAATGCAAATTTTGCAAATAACTTAAGAG GTGTGAGTGGCTTAACTGAAGGTTATCATCACAATGGGCTG GGGAAGACATGCCAGGTATATGCAGAGAAAAGGGAATCTAATGGGAATGGTAGTTCAGCAG GTCTGCAGCAGCTCACACAAATTTCTTCTACATTCTATGAACCGAATGCAGGAAACGTGCATTCAGGAGCACCTCCTCCTTGGTTTAGTGCAACCAATGGGATTCATCTTGATGCAatcaaaactaaaaataaaaccaaaactAAAACCGTGAAGTCAAAATTAAATCCTAAAAGGGTTGGCGCAGCTTGGGCAGAGAAAAGAAAGTTAGAGATGGAGATGGAGAAACGAGGGGCGTTGCCTGTTAATACATTTGATGCCAGCTGGCTTCCCAACTTTGGTAGAGTGTGGCAATCGGGTAGCAGGAAGGATTCCCGAAAAGAATTTGAGGTGGAGGCTAAGAAACCGATTAAAGATGAAAGTCAAAATGCTGATTCGTCAATGCAGCTACAGCCTTATATAAGCAAGAGAATG CGCCATGAAGCTAATGGATGA
- the LOC110899025 gene encoding TITAN-like protein isoform X2 produces MEPPPEPQNPNPSTGTPESHSNPKPKRKNTEFEFCKVCKLNHNQGRRHNFFPNHVKSLSSFLSRFQTKISDVRFFLKNPSLLPPDLASRNKFWCVFCDSDVTEHDSAFTCENGIRHLASADHLRNLKSFMWKYGGGMDQIDRFRFTEADLAKYEKKCISLTSGSGSEQSHGPLIGPSNDIHNERKFDYVDNFDRTRIISHNSSYQNNVLPLQDYTNEKYQVSHSDLSGHVATSTSSYDNQSLSSASNANFANNLRGVSGLTEGYHHNGLGKTCQVYAEKRESNGNGSSAGLQQLTQISSTFYEPNAGNVHSGAPPPWFSATNGIHLDAIKTKNKTKTKTVKSKLNPKRVGAAWAEKRKLEMEMEKRGALPVNTFDASWLPNFGRVWQSGSRKDSRKEFEVEAKKPIKDESQNADSSMQLQPYISKRMQQRSRD; encoded by the exons ATGGAACCACCACCGGAGCCTCAGAACCCTAACCCTAGCACCGGTACACCGGAGAGTCACTCAAATCCGAAACCGAAGCGGAAGAACACCGAATTCGAATTCTGTAAAGTATGCAAGCTCAATCACAACCAAGGTCGCCGCCACAACTTCTTTCCGAACCACGTCAAATCTCTATCCTCTTTCCTATCTCGATTTCAAACCAAAATTTCCGACGTACGGTTCTTCCTGAAGAACCCTAGCTTACTTCCTCCGGATCTCGCTTCTCGCAACAAGTTTTGGTGCGTGTTTTGTGATTCCGATGTTACAGAACACGATAGCGCTTTTACGTG TGAGAATGGAATCAGACATCTTGCAAGTGCAGATCATTTAAGAAACTTAAAAAGTTTTATGTGGAAATACGGTGGTGGAATGGATCAAATTGATCGTTTCAGGTTTACTGAAGCAGATCTTGCTAAG TATGAAAAGAAATGCATATCGTTGACGAGTGGAAGTGGCAGTGAACAATCTCATGGACCGTTAATCGGACCTTCAAATGATATCCACAATGAACGGAAATTTGATTATGTAGATAACTTTGACAGAACTCGTATCATCTCTCATAATTCAAGTTATCAAAATAATGTTTTACCTTTACAAGATTATACAAATGAGAAATATCAGGTATCCCATTCAGATCTATCCGGACATGTGGCAACCAGCACTTCTTCATATGATAATCAATCGTTGTCGTCAGCTTCAAATGCAAATTTTGCAAATAACTTAAGAG GTGTGAGTGGCTTAACTGAAGGTTATCATCACAATGGGCTG GGGAAGACATGCCAGGTATATGCAGAGAAAAGGGAATCTAATGGGAATGGTAGTTCAGCAG GTCTGCAGCAGCTCACACAAATTTCTTCTACATTCTATGAACCGAATGCAGGAAACGTGCATTCAGGAGCACCTCCTCCTTGGTTTAGTGCAACCAATGGGATTCATCTTGATGCAatcaaaactaaaaataaaaccaaaactAAAACCGTGAAGTCAAAATTAAATCCTAAAAGGGTTGGCGCAGCTTGGGCAGAGAAAAGAAAGTTAGAGATGGAGATGGAGAAACGAGGGGCGTTGCCTGTTAATACATTTGATGCCAGCTGGCTTCCCAACTTTGGTAGAGTGTGGCAATCGGGTAGCAGGAAGGATTCCCGAAAAGAATTTGAGGTGGAGGCTAAGAAACCGATTAAAGATGAAAGTCAAAATGCTGATTCGTCAATGCAGCTACAGCCTTATATAAGCAAGAGAATG CAACAAAGGAGTCGAGATTAA
- the LOC110899025 gene encoding TITAN-like protein isoform X4: MEPPPEPQNPNPSTGTPESHSNPKPKRKNTEFEFCKVCKLNHNQGRRHNFFPNHVKSLSSFLSRFQTKISDVRFFLKNPSLLPPDLASRNKFWCVFCDSDVTEHDSAFTCENGIRHLASADHLRNLKSFMWKYGGGMDQIDRFRFTEADLAKYEKKCISLTSGSGSEQSHGPLIGPSNDIHNERKFDYVDNFDRTRIISHNSSYQNNVLPLQDYTNEKYQVSHSDLSGHVATSTSSYDNQSLSSASNANFANNLRGVSGLTEGYHHNGLVYAEKRESNGNGSSAGLQQLTQISSTFYEPNAGNVHSGAPPPWFSATNGIHLDAIKTKNKTKTKTVKSKLNPKRVGAAWAEKRKLEMEMEKRGALPVNTFDASWLPNFGRVWQSGSRKDSRKEFEVEAKKPIKDESQNADSSMQLQPYISKRMRHEANG, encoded by the exons ATGGAACCACCACCGGAGCCTCAGAACCCTAACCCTAGCACCGGTACACCGGAGAGTCACTCAAATCCGAAACCGAAGCGGAAGAACACCGAATTCGAATTCTGTAAAGTATGCAAGCTCAATCACAACCAAGGTCGCCGCCACAACTTCTTTCCGAACCACGTCAAATCTCTATCCTCTTTCCTATCTCGATTTCAAACCAAAATTTCCGACGTACGGTTCTTCCTGAAGAACCCTAGCTTACTTCCTCCGGATCTCGCTTCTCGCAACAAGTTTTGGTGCGTGTTTTGTGATTCCGATGTTACAGAACACGATAGCGCTTTTACGTG TGAGAATGGAATCAGACATCTTGCAAGTGCAGATCATTTAAGAAACTTAAAAAGTTTTATGTGGAAATACGGTGGTGGAATGGATCAAATTGATCGTTTCAGGTTTACTGAAGCAGATCTTGCTAAG TATGAAAAGAAATGCATATCGTTGACGAGTGGAAGTGGCAGTGAACAATCTCATGGACCGTTAATCGGACCTTCAAATGATATCCACAATGAACGGAAATTTGATTATGTAGATAACTTTGACAGAACTCGTATCATCTCTCATAATTCAAGTTATCAAAATAATGTTTTACCTTTACAAGATTATACAAATGAGAAATATCAGGTATCCCATTCAGATCTATCCGGACATGTGGCAACCAGCACTTCTTCATATGATAATCAATCGTTGTCGTCAGCTTCAAATGCAAATTTTGCAAATAACTTAAGAG GTGTGAGTGGCTTAACTGAAGGTTATCATCACAATGGGCTG GTATATGCAGAGAAAAGGGAATCTAATGGGAATGGTAGTTCAGCAG GTCTGCAGCAGCTCACACAAATTTCTTCTACATTCTATGAACCGAATGCAGGAAACGTGCATTCAGGAGCACCTCCTCCTTGGTTTAGTGCAACCAATGGGATTCATCTTGATGCAatcaaaactaaaaataaaaccaaaactAAAACCGTGAAGTCAAAATTAAATCCTAAAAGGGTTGGCGCAGCTTGGGCAGAGAAAAGAAAGTTAGAGATGGAGATGGAGAAACGAGGGGCGTTGCCTGTTAATACATTTGATGCCAGCTGGCTTCCCAACTTTGGTAGAGTGTGGCAATCGGGTAGCAGGAAGGATTCCCGAAAAGAATTTGAGGTGGAGGCTAAGAAACCGATTAAAGATGAAAGTCAAAATGCTGATTCGTCAATGCAGCTACAGCCTTATATAAGCAAGAGAATG CGCCATGAAGCTAATGGATGA